The bacterium genome contains the following window.
AGGATTGACTTGCATTTGCCCAATGCCGCCGATTTCATATTCGATTGGATCCTCAATCGTGAGAATATTTTTATCTGGAGAATTGATCTGACTAAGGCAGGAGTAGAGTGTAGTTGTTTTACCGGAACCTGTTGGTCCAGTCACAAGAAAAATCCCGTGACTTTTCTTGATAATTTTTTTAATAATTTGGATATTTCTCTCGCTTAAGCCTACAGAATCAAGGTCAAATTCCATTTTGGATTTATCTAAAAGACGCATCACAATGCGCTCCCCGTAACGTGTGGGGACTGTCGAAACACGGATATCGACTTCCTGACCAGCAATGCGAATGCCGATGCGGCCGTCTTGCGGCAGGCGCTTTTCGGCGATGTTGAGGTTTGCCATGACCTTGACGCGTGAGATAATTGCCGCCTGAAAACGCTTGTCCTCGGTGTCAACATCGTGGAGCACGCCGTCAACACGAAAGCGCACGCGAAGAGCATCTTCATAAGGCTCAATGTGGATGTCACTGGCGCGCTGACTTGCCGCACGAAAGATCAAAGTATTGACGTAGCGAATAATCGGCGCATCGTCATCCTCGGCGTCAGTCACGTCAATTTTTAAAGGACTGCCGATTGTATCTTCGGTGTATTCATCTTGAGCCGAATCTAGGTCAGCGTCGCGCTCGCTCATTAAGTCACTACGTACAGTGTTAATGCTTCTCAAGATTTCTTCTTCAGGAACGACGATCACGCGAAGTGGCTTGGTGTAACAAAACTTCATCGCGTCAAGCGCTTCTAGGTTTAATGGATCAGCAACTGCGACAATAATTTCCGAGTCAGTTTCTTCAACGGGGATAGCCCGGTATTGTTTTCCCCATGAACCAATTAGTCGCGAAAATTCACCACGCACCAGTGTCTTTGGCGGGCTAATTTGTCCTAAGGTTTCACGGTATTCAATGCCTAAAAGCTCAGCGATTTCCCGCGCGGATCTTTCATTAACTGGCTTAGCTGTCGATGATTCCATTAAAGTTTATTACCCTTGCGTTTAGGACTGATACCAGGGTCCAGAGCCGAAATTAATTAATTCCTGAGGTGAAAGTTCACGATAGGCGTCCTCCGTGAGTAGGTCAGCGGCAATTTGTGAAGCCTCAGCTTGGTTAGCAAAAATTCCAAGACAGACCATGATTTCCTCAGTGCCACTCTGCGTTAAGCGGTATTTAGCACCGACTTGGAAAATATTTTTTGAGCTAGAAAATTTTACCCCAACGGTGCGCGAAGACTGCCCCAGGGTGCGCAGCACCACATAGGACTTTGGTCCAGGTAAGCTTGGAAGTTTAGGTTTTACTTTTAACTCGATAACCTCCTCGTCAGGACTTTTACTGTTAGTATTCTTGAGGGTAAGCTTGTGTGAGGCCGGCTCGTCTACTGTTGCTGTCGTGCCAGAAAGTACCTTGAGTCGCTCGTTAGTGCGATCCAGGGCGACACGCGCTTCCTGTGGAAGATTTGCTGCAGTTGAAGTATTTGGTGGTGTAATCGTGCTGGGGAGAGCTTTCGGTGCAGCAAGGCTTTCTACGACGTTGTCAATATTCTGGCTACGCAACACTTCGGAGCGATTTGGCCCATCGCCTAACTTACTAATTGCACCTTCTAAGTCATCACGCATTCTAATTGTATTATCGCGGGCCTCGTATTGGTCACGAATAATTCGTGGGGTTAAGAAAATAACCAAGTTCGTTTGACGCTGCGAATCGTCATCGCGACGGAAAATTGCTCCGAGCACCGGAATATCCTCAAGGTAGGGCACTCCACGCGAGGCACTGTTGATTGAATCAGAAATTAAACCGCCAGTTACAATCATTTGATCGCTTTTGACTTCAACGGAGGTTTCAGCTGTGCGAATTGTCGTCGTTGGGCCTTTCTCATCGTTAGCTGTGCCCGGCTGAATGTTAGAAATTTCAACAAACATCCGCAGTGATACGTAATCGCCAGCACTGATTTGTGGAGTGATCACAAGTTTGATACCTACGTCTTGGCGTTCAACTTGGTTAAAAGTATTTCCAAGATTTGTTGTGTCGGTTGAGGTGCTTGTCACAAACGGTACATTTTGACCAACAATGATTTGCGCTTCTTCGTTGTCGGTTGTCAAAATTGTCGGAGCAGAAAGCACGTTAGCATTTGAATTTTGTGAAAGCGCTTTAACCAAGACAGCCTGAGACGGCAGAGTCAGCCCTCCAGGTAAGGTTAAGGATCCTGTGCCGGCTGCAGCAATCGTTAAATCTGTAAGTGCCGTTGGATCGGAACTGAGTAAGTTGGCAAAGCCGCCCCAGTTAGTATTGGCAAACGCGCCACCTTCAGCGAGCGCTGTGGTGCCTTGTAGTTCAATGCCTGCACCTTTTGCCTTATCCAATGAGACTTCAACAATTGTCGCTTCAACCAAGACTTGACGACGCTTGACATCAAGCTCATCAATCAATGTTTTTAAGCGATTGTAGTCGGTGCGTGAGGCATTGATGATTAAAGTGTTTGTGGCTGTGTCTGCTGTTACAGAAACTTCACCTTCGAAATTAACGCGACCCTTTTTATCGCCATCGCCTGAACTTCCAGTGTTGCTTCTTGCGCGTAAGGCTTGAGAAATTCTTTCAGCAGCAGAAGTCTGAGCGAGTTGGCGATTTTCCCGGTTAATGCGTGAGAGCGAACTTCCAATTTTACTATTGGTTGCTGAAGAATCACCTGAACTACTTGAGCCGTCTCCTGAGATCACACCATTTAAAACGTCAGCGAGTTTTTCTGCGTCAGCATGTTTAAGCTTATAGACATAGAAGCGTCCACCGGAGAGATCCAGTGCGCTATCGAGTTGCTCCACTAAGGCTTTAACTTTAGTCGTCATATCGCTATCAGCAACGACAATCAGTGCATTAGTGCGCTCGTCGGGGATGATCTTTAAAGGTAGCGCACGCCCAGCTTCAACACTTTGTCCGCTAGTTTTAGTGGCGGAAGCTGGTTTAATTGCTGCGCGCATGTTGGAATTTCGCGAACTTGCTCCATCTTCTTTCTCGCTAAGTATTTCCTTGACTGTTTCGGCGATATTTTTTGCTTCAGCGTGTTGAATTGGAATAATTGTGATTTCTTGATCGCGCGGCGAAACGTCGAGGTCCTCAATTAATGTCCTCAAGCGCGTGATATTGGCCTGGGAGTCAATCAAGATTAAAGAGTTTGTACCGGAGAAGGAGTTAATGATTCCGTCTTTAGAAACGAACTGCGACAACAGCTGTTGCAAGTCCGAAGCTTTAACGAATTTTAGGCGTACTAAATGTGTCACGAGTTGATCGGAAGAATTAAGTGCCTTGCCGTCGATTGTTGGAATTGTGGTTTGCTTTGCATCCTTGGCAGGGACGACTTTCCAGACGTTATTGCCAACCGGAACAGTGGTGAAGCCTTTAAGTAAGAGCACTGAGTCAAGGATTCTCAAGCCTTCTTCAACCGTGACGGGATTCGTTAAATAAATTGTAATTTTGCCCTTGACGTTACTGTCGATGATGTAATTACGCTTAGTTAATTTGCTAAAGAGCTTTAAAAGGGTCTCGATTTCAGCGTCTTTAACGTTAAGTAGGGTTGTTGTTTCTTGAAGATTGACTGGGTCTTCTGTAGCACTTGCAGCTTCTCCAGAGTCATCTGACTGAGGATTTTCGCCTATCTCGCCTTGTGCGCCTGGGATTTCAGCTTTAGCGTGCTTGGAGATTTGTTTCTCGGCTTGCTTTTCTGTGCCTGGGACAGGCTGAGTTGCGCCTGTAATTGGTTCTTCAACTTGGTCAACTGGTACAGCTAATTTTTTACTTTCTCTTTCTGGAGCAATTGTTTCTGCACCGTAATCAGGTGCAGCCTTGCCCGGGGTGGGCAAGGCAAGGCTTAATACAATAGCAGCACCAAGACTTAACCAAAGATTGAATAGACTAGAATTGTTTCGCATTGTTTGGATCATTAGAACTTACCGAATTTGATACTGTAATGTTTTACCTTCGCCATTGCGCTCAACTTTTACCGAAATTGAACGCTCGCTGCGTAAGGTTTCAAATAATTTAATTGCTTGAGAGGGGTCTTGTACTTTGTTGTCATTGACCGACTCAATGATGTCGCCGTTTTTTAGTCCGAGCTTTTCGTAAAGACTGCCTTGGCGAATGGCAAATAACCTAAAGCCGACACTTGCGCCGTTACGAAAATAAGGCACGGCGCGAGCCTGAGATAGGAGTAGTGGTAGGTTGTTAAGTTGCTGATTTAATTCGGCTTCATCGACAGAAAAGTCTGTTTGCGAATCATCTCCACTTGCCGATGGCGTGCTTGCTACGTCGGGGCCACTTTTTGAACCTTCGGTAAGGAGTAGAGTTTCGATCCTTCCGTTATATTCAAGCTTAACGCTTTCTGCGGCGACTTCGATTAGTTTTGCTTGATTAAAAACCAGTTCATTAATTTCGAAAATATCTTGAGCTTGCTTTCCTTGATCTTCGATGATTGCTGTCGACGGAGATTTGGGATTGATGTTTGTCCCGACCAGGCGCAATTTTAATTGTGAAAGACTTGTTGTAGGAGCCTTAACTTCTTGCACGATTTTTTCAGCAAAAATATTCTTATCAATAATGATTTTATAGCTCTCAAAGGGTTGCTTTGGCTTTTCGGCGAGATTACCTAGTTGGGGATCGATCTGCATGTTGCCAAGTTGATATTCCTTTTCGGCAGCTGCTAAATAAATGCCTGTATAGTAGGCGAGAGCAATTGCTGCGAGGACAAAGATCTTAGACAAAACAGAGACAACAGTTCGGGCAGAAATCGATCCTGTCGGCAAGTTGGCGGGTAGTGCTGAGATGTAATTCTGTATCTGCATTAATCAAATCATAAATTGATAAGTCGAAGAAATAACTTCAAAATATAACTGCTTAGCAAAGAGGGCAACAAAAATTAAGTATCTACGAATGCCTCTCAGCCGGCCTTTAGTTTCAGGCTCATGGTTCTTAGTAAAATACTAAGCCCGTATAGGGTAATACTTTTAGAAGAATCTGTTATTTGATCAAGAATTTCTATGTCATGACTTGAACTAACCCAAAGCGAGTGGAGATTTGCATCGGCTTCTCGAGAAAAAATTTGAAGCTGGAGGCTCGGGCTTTCTCTAACTATTAAGACGAATTGATAAAGATTATCTGAGATGAGAGTTTTTTCACTCAAAAGGGCAATTCTCATACTAGTGTGATTAGTTTGCTCAGACCTTGTATGGTTTAAACTGAAAACTTTTGCACCCAAATCCTCGGCCAGTTTCAGGTCAGTCGGCGTGGGCCGGTCTGAACTTAAGAGTGTAATTTTCTCAATCCCAAGTGCAGCCAGATAAGGTAGCGTGCAGAAAAATGGTGCATCAACGTAGATTGCGGAAGCATTTAGTTGCTTTTGAAATGCAATACTCCAGTCAGCTAAAACGAGCTGTCGGCTGAATCTCTGTAGTTCAGTCTTCTCGAGGCTTGTAGTTGAGATCGGCATTTTACTCATCTTCAGACCTGCTGACATTGACAGCCAGGGTTTGGCTGAAACAGATATTTTTTAATTTCGCCGCTAGCAGTAGAGAATGAAAATAGTGAATTGAGTAACTCTCTGTTACAGCTTCCAGCTAGATATTTGTCACATAAATCAAGTTGCACGGCACTAATTAGTCCGGCAAAAGCCCCGAGAATGCCAAATTCCTGACAGGTAAAACAGTTTTCTTCAGCACTGTCAGATAAGTCCGTAAACGCGCAGCGCAGGCAACTGCCAGTCGGGGCAACGATCTTTACCAAGGCCTGATGTCCAGCCACGCCGGCATAAATTAGGGGGATTTGCTTGCTAGTGCAAAAGTCGTTGAGAAAAAATTTAGTTGCTACTCCATCAGTTGCATCGATAACGATTGCAGCAGCTCGCAAGAGCCGAACTGCATTTGTCTCGTCAAGGTAGGCTTCAGAAAAGGCACTTTGGCTGGCGATTTCGGGCGCAAGTGCGCTTAGCCGCTCTTCTAAAACCTTAATTTTTGGACTGCCAACGTTGGCCTGAGTATAAAAAATTTGTCGATTTAAATTAGAGTATTCAACTTTGTCGGCATCGATAAAATGCAATCTGTAGTTATTGAGTAAGTCTGGTTTGGCAAGTGCTCTGTGTAAAAAGCCGTGGCCAAGTCCACCTGCACCGACAATGACGATTTGATTTTTTGCTAATTGAGATTGCATTGGTAATTGTTATTAGCACAAAAATTAAGCATTCGCGCAGAAACGAAAAAGGCTCACCCCGGTGGGGATGAGCCTTTAACTCTAATGCTTTTTGGCAATCTAATACCTGTCGCCAAAAGTTTTTGGGTTAACGAAACTTTCGTCAACAGGTATGAATTTTTTTGTCCAGTAATCAGTTTACCGGACAATTAGGCTGAGTGCCTAGATGGCAGCTTAAACGATATTTATTTTAGCACTCAGTCTAATTTAAAGCAGCAGAAGTAAAACGAGTCATTTCGCTGACATCAACATCGGCAATGCCGAGATTCTTTGCGCGGTCACAAAGATTCGCAAGCGATACGCCGCGAAGTGTTGAATGGAAAGAGCCTTCGATTTCGGACCAGACCACGTCAATCAAATTTGCCAAGGCTGGTGCGTCTGTGCGGGTATCCTCTTGAAGACGTGGGCGTAGTGCGCGCATGACTTCTTCAAGCTTAATCTCATTTGGCTCCTTAGCTAATGAGTAGCCACCGCGAGGACCGCGCTTGCCAACAACAACGTTTGCTTGGCGTAGCTTAGCAAAAATTTGCTCTAAGAAACGCTGAGGAATGCGTTGACGTTTTGCAATTTGACGAACCTGAGCAGGACCGCCATTCAAATTGTAGGCCAAGTCTACCAAGGCCATGATTCCGTATTGTTCTTCTCTTGAAAGCTTTACTGCCATATAGTTAGCTCTTCCGATAAATGTTGAAAAAGTTAATAATTCTTCACTAAGTATTTTTGCTGCATCAAAGTAAAACATGCATTTTTGCGTGTTTTCAGTAGATTCAAGTAGGGTTGTTTCATACATGAACCTAGTCAGTTTGAATTAGCGTGAGAGTTCTAACCCTAATCGAAATAAAAAAGCAAATAGGCTTAAAAAGAATTGTTTAACTATCTGAAATTACTGAAAATAAAAAACTATTGAAGCTTGCTTGACATTTATAATTGACCGTTTTGGGGTAATTATTTTTGTGCTGTAAAACTGCCTATAAATTGATGATTCCAACCAATCTGCGAGGTTTTTCTAGTAAAAGCCACTCAAATGCCTGGTTTGATTCAATCACAATGCGACCCCTGCCAGTATCAGTTACTTTAACTGAGTTTGAATTTAGCTTGCAATCTCGTTGATCTTGACGTGAAGAGTCAGTGCTTAAAGTTATTTTTTGCGTACTCTCTTCGATTACTTCTACAGCTCCAGTAGCTCCAGTCAGGTCGACAACGAATCCAGGAAGATTAGAGTTTGGTAGCGCGCAAGATAAATTACTCACGGCACTTGTTGCTGATGAAGATGTATTTTGTGCAAGTTGTGTTTGCTCGGCAGCAGCAATTTTTTTACTTGCTGTAGTTTTACTGGTGCTAACTTTATTTGCAGTTTTATTTTGCGAAAGCTTAGAAACAGTTGGCAGCTCTCGGGCAAGTAAGCGTAAGCGTTCTGCGAGTTGGTCATTTTCTGCAGTTGCTGCAGCCTGTCGGATCGCCGGCGCGTCACTTTCAACTAGGCCGTATTGTGGTTTAAAGTCGGCGAGGCGCTGCTCAGCATCGGCAAGGGCAAGTTGAGCGATCTGGGTGTCAGGATAATTTTCAGCGAGATATTGATAGCGTGCCCGTGCAGCCTGATTTTGATTTTGGCGCAAGTAAAAATCGGCAACAATCGCTTCTGCGCGTGCTAGCTTTTCACGAATCCCGCGGGTGCGTGTTTGTGCAATCGCGGCGTATTCTGTATCAGGAAAATCTTTAATTAGACCTTGATAACGTGTCAGCGCATTTTCTAGTGGAGAACGGTCACGCTTAATTCCTTGGTGCTGCTCTTCGTAACAACGTGCGATTTGATAGCGCGCGTAAGCTACGGCTTCATGTTGTGGATGCAGCTTTAAAAATTCTTCATAAGCCTGTAGCGCGGTTAAATAATCGCTCGACTGGAAGTAGGCATCGGCCATTTTAATTTCAGCAAGTTCTGCATAATAGCCTTTGGGGTAATTATCACGTAATTCACTCCAGTTCTCACGAGAGACTTTAAAGAGCCCACGATCATAGTAGTTAGTTGCATCAGAAAGTAGTGAATCTTCGCTGCGGCTAGGAGCCTTTAAGAGCTCTGCAGGCTGGCTTTTGTCTTTAGTAGAGCAAGCTGAAGTCAAGCCAAGGCTGGCGCAGAGAAAACCACAAAGTAATATTTTTGTGGGACCAAAAAGTTTGTCTTCAATGCGGCGTAAACGTTTACGGAGCTCCGGTAGGGTCTTTAGTGTAGCATAAACTTTGCGCCATAAATTACTTTCCATATACGGATATCCTGCGATTTCAGCCTGAGCTTCGACATTGCCATGCACGCCTGTACCGGCAGCAATTCTTGCTCCAGCACCGATGTTGATATGATCGGCCACTCCAGCCTGGCCACCTAAGACGCTTCCATCTCCAATTTTAACACTGCCTGAGACACCGACCTGGCCACAGAGAATAACAGACTTACCAAGTTCACAATTGTGTCCGACCATGACGAGATTATCAATCTTACTTGAGGCGCCAATGCGCGTCTCGCCGAGCATTGCGCGGTCGACAGTGGAATTTGCCCCAACATCTGCGCCAGACTCGAGCACGACTGTGCCAATATGTGGGATGCGCAGTAGTTTGCCCGAGCTGTCGGGCACTAACCCAAACCCATCGCCACCGATGATTGCGCCATTTTGGATGATCGAATCACCCTTTAAAATTACAAATTCGCGGATTACTACACCCGAATGCAGGATTGAGCCTTGGCCAATGTGCGCACCAGGGTAAATCACGACATGGGGGAAAATTGTGACATCATCCTCGATTGTGACATTTTCAGAAATTACACTAAACGCCCCGATATGAATTTTCTTGCCGAGCTTTGCAGTCGGGTGAATTTTCGCAGTTGCATCAATTTCTCGATGCGTAAGCAGCTGTGGCGCAAACTGTTGGGCGAGCATGGCGACTGTGCGCATGACGTCGTTGACGATAATTTGTGTAGTCTTCAGGGCAGGTATTGGGGCTGCTACGACGAGTGCGGCGGCCAGCGAATCTCCAGCTTTTTCCAGGTAAGACTGCCCCAAGCGCGTCGAACTGGAACTACGCACGAAGGATAAATCTTCGGCAGTTGCCGATTCTAGTGGTTTTAGTGCATGGATTCTGGGCTGAGATGTTCCAATCACCTGTGGCGTTCTGCCATTTTGAAATTCAGTGATTAAATTAATAATTGTTTCGAACTCTAACTGCTGTGTTACGGGCATTTGAATCTATCAACTGATACGCCTAGTTATTCTTGCTAGCATGGGCTGAGGATTGTTTCAGGGAAACTTTCATCCTGACGAATCGCGCAGCTTGAAGCTAGCGTTCAAGCACTGGAGGAATCTATAATTTATAATAACTTACAGGCAAGTCTTTCGATTGAGATAATTTTCTTCGATTAGTAGATAAATATGCTATATGAATGAGCAGTTAAACCTATGACGACAGAGTCTGCCGCAAAAAAGCTCCCGAATTTATTGACTTTTGCACGTATTTTGTGCGTGCCATTTTTTGTGATTTTGCTCGTTGACCCGACACCTGCTGAGCGCTTAATTGCAACTGTAATTTTTATCATCGCCTCGTTAACCGACTGGCTAGATGGCTATTTAGCGCGACTTTACCATGTAGAAAGCTCGCTCGGCGCATTGCTCGATCCACTCGCTGACAAAATTCTTACGACAGCAGCTCTAGTTATGCTTGCTGCGACGCCAGATCCTCGGAGTATTCCCGCCTGGATTGTGGTCTTGATTCTCTCCCGTGAATTTATCATTTCGGGCTTACGTTCGTTGGCTGCATTGAATCATACGGTTGTGCCGGCATCGGAGTCAGCTAAGCATAAAACTGCGTTTCTGATGTGCGCCTTGATTTTATTACTTGTCCACGATCGTTACTTTATTTTAGGGTATTTAGTTGATTTTTATCGAGCTGGAATGCTGATTCTTTGGCTTGCTTTGATTTTATCAGTCTATAGTGGCATCGATTACATGATCCGACTACGTAGGGTGTATTTGACCTAGAAAGATGTTATACCAGTTTGGCTGCAAGTCTCAGGCAGCGTTGTTTCCGAGGAGTATTGCTTATGCGCCATCCAATTTTTCATCAGTTACTCAGCCATACTCCAGCTCCAGTTCGTTTTCTGCTGGGCACTGACCGTCACATCGGCGAGGAGTTGAGCACTGCAGAAAAAGATTATCGTGAAACACGTGTGGCAATTGTGCCTAACGATATTGCTTCATTAATCGAGGCTTGGCGCGCGGCGGGGATGAATCCGGAAGTCAAAGTCGTAGAAGGCGCAGGGGAGCAATCTGGGTTTGCTAATAACGAGTATGTGCGTGCGGGAGCGCAGATTATCTCTGAAGCGGACTTAACCGGGTCGACTACCTGGTCTCCAGATATTGTACATGCATTAAAAGAGCCAAGCGCATACGAATTAAAAATCCCGGGCAAATTTATGCGCATCGGCGCACTCCATGTCCGCGATGTTTCTAAGCATAGTGCTTATGTGCATCTATATCGCTCGACTGCTTGTATTATTGATGGCTCGGAAATGGGCGGCTACGCCTATACAATTCGTGGCGGCGCGCCAATTCCACTTCGGCAAAGTATGTCGGCTTTCGCTGGAACACTTGGCGGAGAAGACGTAGCAATGCATTTATCGCAAGTTAAAAACGCGCCAAAAAAAGTCGTTGTCTGTGGCTGCGGAGTAGCAGGAGAAGCAGCGATTAAGGCTTTGATTTATTCTAACCAAGCTGAAAACTTAACAATCCATATGCTCGATGCTCGACCTGAGGCTTTAGCTAGAATTAAAGCATTAGCTAAGCCGGGAGTGACCTTCACAGGGCGCGCGGCAAATACGCTGATGCGGCGTGATTTAGAAGGCGCTCAAGCACTGATTATCGCGGCTTATAAAGATCCCGAACAGCCCTCGATTTGTAATCTTAGAGACCTGGAGGGCATGCAGAAAAATTCTTATATTGTAGATATCTCTGCCGATGAAGGCCCTTCAATTGCAGTTGACGGACTAAAGGGATTAGATGGAGAAGAGGCGCGTAAGCATGTGGCAAAAGTGCTAGAAGCATGCGGACACAGCTATGCAGCTGATACGCATATGCCAAGACGAGATCCACGACGCGCCTCAGAGTCACACAGTCGAGCTGTTTGGCCTTATATTTATACGCTAGGAGTTTTAGTCGGAGCCTTGGGCGGGTCAGAACAGGCGGCGCACTACTTAAAGACCAAGCATTTACATTCCAAGGCTAAAACGCGAGGATATTTTGACTTAATGATTGATGACCTGGCTGCAGGATTATTTAATTTCAAGAACGAAATCGTTCACCGTGTTGTTAAGGCCGACCCTGAACTACATAACAAAATTCGTGAATTGAGCATTCATCCGGAGTCTTTTGAACCTGGGCTTAGTCCCAGCGTATAAGCGTTGCTCTAACTCAAGATCTCTGAAAGTTTTTGCAGCGCCTCTTTCGATCCCAGCACAATCATCGTTGCTCCAGCCTCGATTGCAGTATTAGCTTCCGGGTTAAAATGCATATCTCCAGATGCAGAAATATATGCTGCGATAATTGCTCCGGTGCGAGTGCGCAGATTGGATTGTTGTAAGGTTTGACCGACCAGTGGGCAATTGTCAGGAACTTGAATCTCTTCAATCACAAGTCCGCCACCAGTTGTTTCACGACCTGCAGTAATATCTAAAAAATCACTCACATGTGGCCGAGTGAGACTTTGTGCAATACGCGATCCAGCGACGCGGTAAGGTGCAAGAATACGGTTTGCCCCGGCACGTTTCAAGCGGGTTTCGCCGGTTTCATCTTCGCTTCTGGCAACGATCAGCAAATTTGTGTTTAACTCGCGTGCACATAAAATCGTATAAACATTATCTGCATCAGTAGAAAGTAGGCTTAATAGTGATTTGGCCCGATTGATACCAGCTGCAAATAAAACAGCATCCTCTGAGGCATCTCCGTGGATATGTAAAATGCTATCTTGCTTTAGTTTTTCAACTTCAAACAAGTCTTTTTCAACAACTACGAAATCTTGCTTTGCTTTCTGTAGCTCACGCACCACACTTTGCCCTAATCCGCCATAGCCGCAGACGATAATATGATTATTCAGTGATTGAATTGCTTTCATAGTTTTGCGTAACTCCCTGATTTGTCCAATTTCACCTTCAATCACAGCTCGTGTCAGAACTGATAATGAATAGGCTGCCATGCTGACGCCGGAAGCGATGAGTGTTATCGTAAAAATTCTACCATAGGGTGATAAATCGTGAACTTCTCTAAACCCTACGGTGGATAAGGTAATAAACGTCATGTAGAGTGCGTCAAGCGGACCCCAGCCTTCAATTACGATATAGCCGCACGTGCCCATTAGAATTAGGGCTACTATGATCGCCAGCGAAAAATATAGTTTGCGTAGTGGTGTATCAAAGTCGCTGGCAGCGTGAACATAGCGCAGCTGTTTTACGGTATTTTTTGTAGTGCTAAAATCCAACTTTCCTCGAACGTAAGGTTTTGTAGACCTACCGAAATTGGCGGGCTGTTTACAATCTAGCTCACGATAATGTAATAATAAACCCTGGAAGTTCAATAGAGGTATTAATCTTGTCTTCAACATTACGTGAAAGAATCGCTGAAGCGTTACGTGAGTCCATAATTAAGGGGGAATTAAGGCCCGGGTCGAGGTTACAGGAAGTTGATATTGCTGTGGCTTACAACACTAGTCGCACGCCAGTGCGCGAGGCTTTTCGCCAGCTCGAGACTGAAGGTTTCTTGCAGATCCGCTCTCGTCGCGGAGCTTTTGTGACTCAAGTTACGCCTAAAGATGTAAGAGAGTTTTACGAACTGAAGAGTGTGCTAGAATCTTATGCCGCCAAGCAGGCTGTAACGCGTTTAACTGATGCTGACATTGACCGCATGTCGCGTTTGAATCGTGAACTCAAGCGCCTGTATGAAGAGCAGCGCTATACTGAGATGATTGCAATCCATAACGAATTTCATGAAATTTTTGTGCGTGCCTGTGGAAACGATAGGCTTACGGGGCTGATTACTTCGCTGGTGAAGCAATTTATTCGTTTTCGTATTGCCGTGAGTCACACAGATGCAATTCTTGAAAGTATTGAGGTGCATGACCGGAT
Protein-coding sequences here:
- the pgsA gene encoding CDP-diacylglycerol--glycerol-3-phosphate 3-phosphatidyltransferase, encoding MTTESAAKKLPNLLTFARILCVPFFVILLVDPTPAERLIATVIFIIASLTDWLDGYLARLYHVESSLGALLDPLADKILTTAALVMLAATPDPRSIPAWIVVLILSREFIISGLRSLAALNHTVVPASESAKHKTAFLMCALILLLVHDRYFILGYLVDFYRAGMLILWLALILSVYSGIDYMIRLRRVYLT
- a CDS encoding potassium channel protein, with the translated sequence MDFSTTKNTVKQLRYVHAASDFDTPLRKLYFSLAIIVALILMGTCGYIVIEGWGPLDALYMTFITLSTVGFREVHDLSPYGRIFTITLIASGVSMAAYSLSVLTRAVIEGEIGQIRELRKTMKAIQSLNNHIIVCGYGGLGQSVVRELQKAKQDFVVVEKDLFEVEKLKQDSILHIHGDASEDAVLFAAGINRAKSLLSLLSTDADNVYTILCARELNTNLLIVARSEDETGETRLKRAGANRILAPYRVAGSRIAQSLTRPHVSDFLDITAGRETTGGGLVIEEIQVPDNCPLVGQTLQQSNLRTRTGAIIAAYISASGDMHFNPEANTAIEAGATMIVLGSKEALQKLSEILS
- the lpxD gene encoding UDP-3-O-(3-hydroxymyristoyl)glucosamine N-acyltransferase, which produces MPVTQQLEFETIINLITEFQNGRTPQVIGTSQPRIHALKPLESATAEDLSFVRSSSSTRLGQSYLEKAGDSLAAALVVAAPIPALKTTQIIVNDVMRTVAMLAQQFAPQLLTHREIDATAKIHPTAKLGKKIHIGAFSVISENVTIEDDVTIFPHVVIYPGAHIGQGSILHSGVVIREFVILKGDSIIQNGAIIGGDGFGLVPDSSGKLLRIPHIGTVVLESGADVGANSTVDRAMLGETRIGASSKIDNLVMVGHNCELGKSVILCGQVGVSGSVKIGDGSVLGGQAGVADHINIGAGARIAAGTGVHGNVEAQAEIAGYPYMESNLWRKVYATLKTLPELRKRLRRIEDKLFGPTKILLCGFLCASLGLTSACSTKDKSQPAELLKAPSRSEDSLLSDATNYYDRGLFKVSRENWSELRDNYPKGYYAELAEIKMADAYFQSSDYLTALQAYEEFLKLHPQHEAVAYARYQIARCYEEQHQGIKRDRSPLENALTRYQGLIKDFPDTEYAAIAQTRTRGIREKLARAEAIVADFYLRQNQNQAARARYQYLAENYPDTQIAQLALADAEQRLADFKPQYGLVESDAPAIRQAAATAENDQLAERLRLLARELPTVSKLSQNKTANKVSTSKTTASKKIAAAEQTQLAQNTSSSATSAVSNLSCALPNSNLPGFVVDLTGATGAVEVIEESTQKITLSTDSSRQDQRDCKLNSNSVKVTDTGRGRIVIESNQAFEWLLLEKPRRLVGIINL
- a CDS encoding GntR family transcriptional regulator, which encodes MSSTLRERIAEALRESIIKGELRPGSRLQEVDIAVAYNTSRTPVREAFRQLETEGFLQIRSRRGAFVTQVTPKDVREFYELKSVLESYAAKQAVTRLTDADIDRMSRLNRELKRLYEEQRYTEMIAIHNEFHEIFVRACGNDRLTGLITSLVKQFIRFRIAVSHTDAILESIEVHDRIIRAFRERDGERVAELVAHNSAQGANNLIQRMQIQVN